CGCACTGATCACCGCGCTGACATGGCGGCCGAAGCTGGGCGAGCCTTTGCGGATGTCGACCGCCACGTCCAGGATGGCGCCGCGCACCACCCGCACCAGCTTGTCCTGGGCGAAGGGAGGCAGCTGGAAATGCAGGCCGCGCACCGTGCCGACCTCGGCCGACAGCGAGTGGTTGTCCTGCACGAAGTCATGGTGCAGGCCGGCCGCCTCGAAGGTCTTCTTCGTGTAGGTTTCCGAGAAGAAGCCGCGATGGTCGCCGAACTTCTTAGGACGGATGATCTT
The window above is part of the Azospirillum humicireducens genome. Proteins encoded here:
- the rfbC gene encoding dTDP-4-dehydrorhamnose 3,5-epimerase; the protein is MDVLSLDIPDVKIIRPKKFGDHRGFFSETYTKKTFEAAGLHHDFVQDNHSLSAEVGTVRGLHFQLPPFAQDKLVRVVRGAILDVAVDIRKGSPSFGRHVSAVISAAEWNQILVPVGFAHGFCTLEPDTEVIYKVTNYYSPEHDRGLLWNDPALGIDWPVTADKARLSDKDHKHPPLARLGDLF